In Mycobacteriales bacterium, one DNA window encodes the following:
- a CDS encoding zinc-dependent alcohol dehydrogenase family protein translates to MRGTILYAPGDVRFEERPDPTIIEPSDAIVRATATCVCGSDLWPYRGLDEVSQPRAIGHEYCGIVEQVGDHVTSITPGQFVIGGFLTSDNTCPHCRAGVQSACQRGTGYDGCQSELIRVPLADGTLVATPGPPPEDLIPSLLSLSDVMSTGWHAAVSAGVEEGMTVAVVGDGAVGLCGVLSAAQLGAERVIAMSRHRPRQQLAREFGATDIVTERGAEGVAEIEKLTDDVGADAVLECVGTGESMLQALRSVRPGGLVGCVGVPHGVELPVREMFFSNRGVRGGPAPVRRYLPDLLERVWGRRIDPGKVFDLELPLEQVADAYHAMDERRAIKVLLRP, encoded by the coding sequence ATGCGCGGAACCATCCTGTACGCCCCCGGCGACGTGCGCTTCGAAGAGCGCCCCGACCCGACGATCATCGAGCCCTCCGATGCGATCGTCCGCGCCACCGCCACCTGTGTGTGTGGCTCGGACCTATGGCCCTACCGTGGCCTGGACGAGGTCAGTCAACCGCGGGCGATCGGTCATGAGTACTGCGGCATCGTGGAGCAGGTCGGCGACCATGTCACCTCGATCACGCCCGGGCAGTTCGTCATCGGCGGGTTCCTCACCTCCGACAACACGTGCCCGCACTGCCGCGCCGGTGTCCAGTCCGCCTGTCAGCGCGGCACCGGCTATGACGGCTGCCAGTCCGAGCTGATCCGCGTCCCGCTGGCCGACGGCACCCTGGTGGCGACCCCGGGACCGCCGCCGGAGGACCTCATCCCGAGCCTGCTGAGCCTGTCCGACGTGATGAGCACCGGCTGGCATGCCGCCGTCTCGGCCGGTGTCGAGGAGGGCATGACTGTTGCCGTGGTCGGTGACGGCGCCGTCGGGCTATGCGGTGTGCTCTCTGCAGCACAACTAGGCGCCGAGCGGGTGATCGCCATGAGCCGGCACCGGCCCCGACAACAGCTGGCCCGCGAGTTCGGCGCCACCGACATCGTGACCGAACGCGGGGCGGAGGGCGTCGCCGAGATCGAGAAGCTGACCGACGACGTCGGCGCTGACGCCGTCCTGGAGTGTGTGGGGACTGGCGAGTCGATGCTGCAGGCCCTCCGCTCCGTCCGGCCCGGCGGACTCGTCGGCTGCGTCGGCGTGCCGCACGGGGTGGAGCTTCCCGTACGGGAGATGTTCTTCAGCAACCGCGGCGTGCGCGGCGGCCCCGCCCCGGTACGGCGCTACTTGCCCGACCTGTTGGAGCGGGTGTGGGGGCGGCGTATCGACCCGGGGAAGGTGTTCGACCTGGAACTCCCGCTCGAGCAGGTCGCCGACGCCTACCACGCCATGGACGAACGTCGGGCGATCAAGGTCCTGCTGCGTCCGTGA
- a CDS encoding serine hydrolase, with protein MRDQPTVIEAELAQAARELGVPGVAVGVDDGGDREIVTYGVTSVEHGQPIDEATLFQIGSTAKTFTAAAIMVLVDQGRIDLDQPVRRYLPELRLRDDDATQTLTVGQLLNHTAGWDGGDSWIDTGEGDDALERSVALLADLPQQFAPGTGASYNNAAFVLAGRVVEKVTGETYERALARLILDPLGLRQTMTSLNEIMTQPFAVGHRPGGSGDRTVSACRPWSDPRGYLPAGARLASSLGDQLTWARFQLSDGRSPDGTRLLSEQRLQAMHAPTTSHELMPGIRVGIAWLLREIDGVLLVEHHGDVSGQHSTVTVVPERDCAIVVLTNSSPTGRELAEQIVRQILESRFGLVERSPEALVLSPDELAPYTGTYRTEGIELRIVAAGSGLVIHGTLSDDDSPGETLEFPVSLLAAERFLVVDGPFTGLQGEFVREDGVVVAAKHVGRLVPRAADPS; from the coding sequence ATGCGAGATCAGCCGACGGTCATCGAAGCCGAGTTGGCGCAGGCGGCCCGGGAACTGGGTGTTCCCGGCGTCGCGGTGGGCGTCGACGATGGCGGGGACCGCGAGATCGTCACCTACGGCGTCACCAGCGTCGAACATGGCCAGCCGATCGACGAGGCGACGTTGTTCCAGATCGGCTCCACGGCCAAGACCTTCACCGCCGCGGCAATCATGGTCCTGGTCGACCAGGGACGGATCGACCTCGACCAGCCGGTACGTCGCTACCTCCCCGAGCTGCGGTTGCGCGACGACGATGCGACCCAGACCTTGACCGTCGGTCAGCTGCTCAACCACACCGCGGGCTGGGACGGCGGCGATTCCTGGATCGACACCGGCGAGGGCGACGACGCGCTGGAACGCTCCGTTGCGCTGCTCGCCGACCTGCCGCAGCAGTTCGCCCCGGGGACGGGCGCGTCGTACAACAACGCGGCTTTCGTGCTCGCCGGCCGCGTGGTGGAGAAGGTGACCGGCGAGACCTACGAGCGGGCCCTGGCTCGGCTGATCCTCGATCCGCTCGGGCTGCGCCAGACGATGACGTCGCTGAACGAGATCATGACGCAGCCCTTCGCCGTCGGCCACCGGCCGGGCGGCTCGGGTGACCGGACGGTGTCGGCGTGCCGGCCGTGGAGCGACCCGCGTGGCTATCTGCCCGCAGGGGCTCGGCTCGCCTCCAGCCTCGGCGACCAGCTGACCTGGGCGCGGTTCCAGCTGAGCGACGGCCGGTCACCCGACGGCACCCGGCTGCTCTCCGAGCAACGGCTACAGGCGATGCACGCGCCGACGACGAGCCACGAGTTGATGCCGGGGATCCGCGTCGGGATCGCGTGGCTGCTCCGCGAGATCGACGGCGTACTGCTGGTCGAGCACCACGGCGACGTCTCGGGTCAGCACTCGACGGTCACCGTGGTCCCCGAGCGTGATTGCGCGATTGTCGTCCTGACCAACTCCAGCCCGACCGGCCGGGAACTGGCGGAACAGATCGTGCGCCAGATCCTGGAATCAAGGTTCGGGTTGGTCGAACGGTCGCCCGAGGCGCTCGTGCTCAGCCCCGACGAGTTGGCCCCCTACACCGGGACCTACCGCACCGAGGGCATCGAGCTGCGGATCGTCGCCGCCGGCAGCGGACTGGTCATCCACGGCACCCTGTCCGACGACGACTCTCCCGGAGAGACGCTGGAGTTCCCGGTCAGCCTGCTGGCCGCCGAACGATTCCTGGTCGTCGACGGTCCGTTCACGGGCCTGCAGGGGGAATTCGTCCGCGAGGACGGCGTGGTCGTCGCCGCCAAGCACGTCGGCCGGCTGGTGCCGCGGGCGGCGGATCCTTCCTGA
- a CDS encoding carboxymuconolactone decarboxylase family protein has protein sequence MTSRRSWERAELTKRDRSLVTVAALIANGNTEQLTNHLARAKDNGLTDAELKETIIHLAFYAGWPRAMSAIPVAKNVLDA, from the coding sequence GTGACTTCGCGCCGAAGCTGGGAACGCGCGGAATTGACCAAGCGGGACCGCAGCCTCGTCACGGTCGCCGCCCTGATCGCCAACGGCAACACCGAACAGCTCACGAACCACCTAGCCCGCGCAAAGGACAACGGTCTGACCGACGCCGAGCTGAAAGAGACGATCATCCACCTCGCCTTCTACGCCGGCTGGCCCCGGGCAATGTCGGCGATACCCGTCGCCAAGAACGTTCTCGACGCCTGA